The genomic interval TTAGTAGGCCATAACTTGTAATTTTCCCAAATCACTTTATCTAGTGCAGTCGCAAATGCCTGTAATTGATCATTATCACTTGCCCGGCTATTTTCAATATCTTCATAGACTCTATCTGGAATTGATGTAGCTGCAATGTGAATATTACGTTTATTCCCCAAAGCTCCTTTTAGGATACTATTAAAATCCTCATTTTCAGTCTTTATATAGGGATGATTTTCTTGTTTTGCGATTAATTCAGGTACTTTTAAGATGTCTGTAGGGTCATACTCATAGGAAATAGCGACTGGAATAATATTCAACTCTTTTAGGTATTGCATTAATGGCATTTTACCTCTAGCCATTGTTATCATCTTAAGAACGCCTTGCTGTGTTTTATCAAGGCCGTCCTTTGTTCTACCTTCGCGTTGTGCGACCCAAACAGATCTTTCTGAGACTAATAAATGTTTAATATATTGAGATAAAAGCCTAGAACTCATTAATAACTCCCTAGGTGATTGATCACGCAATACTAAAAAATTCCTATTAAGGCGGGACAACTCCATTAAGAAATCTCTTTGAACTAAATTATCGCCTATAGCAGACGCCGTTGTAATGAGATTATTATCTATAAGAGTCATATTGAGTAGTGAAGTATCCAACACTATGTCTCTGTGGTTTGAAAGGTAAAGGTAAGATCGCTCTTGCGAAAGCGTATCAAAACCACTACTGGTAAACTCCTCGGCACTTTTCTCTAACAGATTAGCAACTGATTTGTAAATCACCTTTTCTTGAAAATCTGCAATGGAGTGACACGTTTTGAGTATTTCTATAATTTCCTCAGCACTTTTATCTGGAAAAGTAAATTGCAATAACACCTTAAACATAGGGTGTCTTGCCGCTCGCAAGAGGGCTTCGTTAACTTCCGTATCATAATACGGTCTTATGTGGTCATATGTATCCAATGTGAATCTTCTTATATCTCACAAAAGAACAAAATTTTATGGTCTGTTTCAGCTTTATTTGCGAAGTTATTACGCAGGTCTTTTGAAAAAGACCTCATCTGCATTTTTAGAAGTAACTCTAGCGATAACATCTAATGGCTTTTGATAAATTGTTGCAAGTTTTTCTGCGACCAGAACTAGATAACTACTC from Dokdonia sp. Hel_I_53 carries:
- a CDS encoding 1-acyl-sn-glycerol-3-phosphate acyltransferase; this encodes MDTYDHIRPYYDTEVNEALLRAARHPMFKVLLQFTFPDKSAEEIIEILKTCHSIADFQEKVIYKSVANLLEKSAEEFTSSGFDTLSQERSYLYLSNHRDIVLDTSLLNMTLIDNNLITTASAIGDNLVQRDFLMELSRLNRNFLVLRDQSPRELLMSSRLLSQYIKHLLVSERSVWVAQREGRTKDGLDKTQQGVLKMITMARGKMPLMQYLKELNIIPVAISYEYDPTDILKVPELIAKQENHPYIKTENEDFNSILKGALGNKRNIHIAATSIPDRVYEDIENSRASDNDQLQAFATALDKVIWENYKLWPTNYIAYDIYHKSDKYRNEYDEKELRHFERRLEVRVNIENKNEVESFLLMYANPVIQAENI